One region of Mus musculus strain C57BL/6J chromosome 15, GRCm38.p6 C57BL/6J genomic DNA includes:
- the 9330182O14Rik gene encoding uncharacterized protein LOC328531 — protein sequence MYQRNGGVTFRLFGPPKLYSPEFTEKARQCLHCLLTARMSTLCAYHEVKKPLSIIHYSCHHDVLPKDMRPSNTDRILSYELLRRWRLLEMDSMHLLHEESLGCYGILWLTRACSHRLRYWCFSWQLQGFFRSDWILRSLM from the exons ATGTATCAGAGAAATGGGGGAGTTACTTTCCGGTTGTTTGGACCTCCCAAATTATACTCTCCAGAATTTACAGAGAAAGCCAGACAG TGTCTTcactgcctcctgactgctagaATGTCTACCCTGTGTGCTTACCATGAAGTAAAGAAACCCCTCTCCATTATACATTATTCCTGTCACCATGATGTTCTGCCCAAGGATATGAGACCAAGCAACACAGACAGGATCCTCTCATATG AACTGTTAAGACGATGGAGACTCCTGGAGATGGACTCAATGCATTTGCTTCACGAGGAGTCTTTGGGATGTTATGGGATATTATGGTTGACCAGGGCATGTTCCCACAGACTCAGGTATTGGTGCTTTAGCTGGCAGCTTCAGGGGTTTTTCAGAAGTGATTGGATCCTAAGAAGTCTGATGTAA